The following coding sequences are from one Eulemur rufifrons isolate Redbay chromosome 13, OSU_ERuf_1, whole genome shotgun sequence window:
- the LOC138394005 gene encoding LOW QUALITY PROTEIN: dual specificity protein kinase TTK-like (The sequence of the model RefSeq protein was modified relative to this genomic sequence to represent the inferred CDS: substituted 4 bases at 4 genomic stop codons), with product MESEDLSGRELTIDSIMNKVRDIKNKFKNEDLTDELSLNKVSADSTDNSGTVNQIMMMANNPEDWLNLLLKLEKNSVPLSDALLNKLIGRYSEAIEALPPDKYGQDESFARIQVRFAELKAIQEPDHARDYFQMARANCKKFAFVHISFAQFELSQGNFKKSKQLLHKAVERGAVPLEMLEIALRNLNLQKKQLLSEEEKKNLSASTILTPQESLCSSTGHLQNRNISCDSRGQATKARFLYGENMPPKDAEIGHWNPLKQANKTKRSCPFGRVPINLLNSPDYDVKTGGSVVPSFLKRQTSGSECRDVILPGSKSSGNDSCELRNLKSIQSNIHSKEPLVSDEKNSELITDSVTLKNKTESSFLTKLEETKEHQEPKVPEGNQKQWQSKRKSECVNQNPAASSNQGQIPEIARKVHTEKHAAFEPPVFSVSKXSPPMSAHKWFDPKSICKTPRSNDSDDYMSCFRTPVVKNDFPPACQLSTPYGQLAYFQQXQQIPATPLQNLXISASSSKNECISVKGRIYSILKQIGSGGSSKVFQVLNEKKQIYAIKYVNLEEADNQTIDSYRNEIAYLNKLQQHSDKIIRLYDYEITDQYIYMVMECGNIDLNSXLKKKKSIDPWERKSYWKTMLEAVHTIHQHGIVHSDLKPANFLIVDGMLKLIDFGIANQMQPDTTSIVKDSQVGTVNYMPPEAIKDMSSSRENGKTKSNVSPKSDVWSLGCILYYMTYGKTPFQHIINQISKLHAIIDPNHEIEFPDIPEKDLQDVLKCCLIRDLKQRISIPELLVHPYVQIQTHPGNQMAKGTTEEMKYVLGQLVGLNSPNSILKAAKTLYEHYSGGESHDSSSSKTFEKKWEKK from the coding sequence ATGGAGTCTGAGGATTTAAGTGGCAGAGAATTGACAATTGATTCCATAATGAACAAAGTgagagatattaaaaataagtttaaaaatgaagACCTTACTGATGAGCTAAGCTTGAATAAAGTCTCTGCTGATAGTACAGATAACTCAGGAACTGTTAACCAAATTATGATGATGGCGAACAATCCAGAGGACTGGTTGAATTTGTTGCTCAAACTAGAGAAAAACAGTGTCCCCCTAAGTGATgctcttttaaataaattgattgGTCGTTACAGTGAAGCAATTGAAGCACTTCCTCCAGATAAATATGGCCAAGATGAGAGTTTTGCTCGAATTCAAGTGAGATTTGCTGAATTAAAAGCTATTCAAGAGCCAGATCATGCACGTGACTACTTTCAAATGGCCAGAGCAAACTGCAAGAAATTTGCTTTTGTGCATATATCTTTTGCACAATTTGAACTGTCACAAGGTAATTTCAAAAAAAGTAAACAACTTCTTCATAAAGCTGTAGAACGTGGAGCAGTACCACTGGAAATGCTGGAAATTGCTCTACGAAATTTAAACCTCCAAAAAAAGCAGCTgctttcagaggaagaaaagaagaacttATCAGCATCTACAATATTAACTCCTCAAGAATCATTGTGCAGTTCAACTGGGCATTTGCAGAATAGGAACATCAGTTGTGATTCTAGAGGACAGGCTACTAAAGCCAGGTTTTTATATGGAGAGAACATGCCCCCAAAAGATGCAGAAATAGGTCATTGGAATCCCTTGAAACAAGCTAACAAAACTAAACGGTCATGCCCATTTGGAAGAGTCCCAATTAACCTGCTAAATAGCCCAGATTATGATGTGAAGACAGGTGGTTCAGTTGtgccaagttttttaaaaagacagaccTCTGGATCAGAATGCCGAGATGTCATTCTACCTGGATCTAAATCAAGTGGAAATGATTCCTGTGAATTGAGAAATTTAAAGTCTATTCAAAGTAATATTCATTCCAAGGAACCTCTGGTGTCAGATGAGAAGAATTCTGAACTTATTACTGATTCAGTAaccctgaaaaataaaactgaatcaaGTTTCCTAACTAAATTAGAAGAAACTAAAGAGCACCAAGAACCAAAGGTTCCAGAAGGTAACCAAAAACAATGGCAATCTAAGAGAAAGTCAGAATGTGTGAACCAGAATCCTGCTGCATCTTCAAATCAGGGGCAGATTCCGGAGATAGCCCGAAAGGTTCATACAGAGAAACATGCCGCTTTTGAGCCACCTGTTTTTTCAGTTTCAAAGTAGTCACCACCAATGTCAGCACATAAATGGTTTGATCCAAAATCTATTTGTAAGACACCACGCAGCAATGATTCGGATGATTACATGAGCTGTTTTAGAACTCCAGTTGTAAAGAATGACTTTCCACCTGCTTGTCAGTTGTCAACACCTTATGGCCAACTTGCCTATTTCCAGCAGTAACAGCAAATACCTGCTACTCCACTTCAAAATTTATAGATTTCAGCATCCTCAtcaaaaaatgaatgcatttcagttaaaggaagaatttattcCATATTAAAGCAGATAGGAAGTGGAGGTTCAAGTAAGGTATTTCAGGTGttgaatgaaaagaaacagatatATGCTATAAAATATGTGAACTTAGAAGAAGCAGATAACCAAACTATTGATAGTTACCGGAATGAAATAGCTTATTTGAATAAACTACAGCAACACAGTGATAAGATCATCCGTCTTTATGATTATGAAATCACAGACCAGTACATCTATATGGTAATGGAGTGTGGAAATATTGATCTTAATAGttagcttaaaaagaaaaaatccattgATCCATGGGAACGAAAGAGTTACTGGAAAACTATGTTGGAAGCAGTTCACACGATCCATCAACATGGCATTGTTCACAGTGATCTGAAACCTGCCAACTTTCTGATAGTTGATGGAATGCTAAAGCTAATTGATTTTGGGATTGCAAACCAAATGCAACCAGATACAACAAGTATTGTTAAAGATTCTCAGGTTGGCACAGTTAATTATATGCCACCAGAAGCAATCAAGGATATGTCTTCCTCAAGAGAGAATGGGAAAACCAAGTCAAATGTAAGCCCCAAAAGTGATGTTTGGTCATTAGGATGCATTTTATACTATATGACTTACGGGAAAACACCATTTCAGCATATAATTAATCAGATTTCTAAATTGCATGCCATAATTGACCCTAATCATGAAATTGAATTTCCTGATATTCCAGAGAAAGATCTTCAAGATGTGTTAAAGTGTTGTTTAATAAGGGATCTGAAACAGAGGATATCCATTCCTGAGCTCTTGGTGCATCCGTATGTTCAAATTCAAACTCATCCAGGTAACCAAATGGCTAAGGGAACCactgaagaaatgaaatatgtTCTGGGTCAACTTGTTGGTCTGAATTCTCCTAACTCCATTTTGAAAGCTGCTAAAACTTTATATGAGCACTATAGCGGTGGTGAAAGTCATGATTCTTCATCATCCaagacttttgaaaaaaaatgggaaaaaaaataa